In the genome of Pelodiscus sinensis isolate JC-2024 chromosome 15, ASM4963464v1, whole genome shotgun sequence, one region contains:
- the ADORA2A gene encoding adenosine receptor A2a yields the protein MLVSGNEDFLLNVVYIILELVIAVLAILGNTLVCWAVYLNSNLQNVTNFFVVSLAAADIAVGVLAIPFAITISTGFCAFFYGCLFIACFVLVLTQSSIFSLLAIAIDRIIAIRIPLRYNGLVTSSRAKGIIAICWVLSFIIGLTPMLGWNKCSQREAQYTNNSLSNNCSENMIACLFETVVTMEYMVYYNFFACVLVPLLLMFGIYLKIFLAARRQLKQMENKMVHGERSRSTLQKEVHAAKSLAIIVGLFAVCWLPLHIINCFTLFCPSCVRPPLWLMYLAIILSHANSVVNPLIYAYRIREFRFTFRKILRQHIIGRKQFKTGTASTRTSTYGGDGENTSIRISEYALNIYNNGELGAIHKDTDKQDLSKCKAGLEWHPNGNSLDMEINGHLPHSCKNGDLSGGCRNMELLSEELIGMHVSYSELENSTLEAADIS from the exons ATGCTAGTGAGTGGGAACGAAGACTTCCTTTTGAATGTAGTTTACATCATCCTGGAACTGGTCATTGCAGTACTGGCCATTCTGGGGaacaccctggtctgctgggcagtCTATCTCAACAGCAACCTGCAAAATGTCACCAACTTCTTTGTGGTGTCGCTGGCTGCGGCCGACATTGCGGTGGGCGTGCTGGCAATCCCCTTTGCCATCACCATCAGCACTGGCTTCTGTGCCTTCTTCTATGGCTGCCTCTTCATCGCCTGCTTCGTCCTGGTTCTGACCCAGAGTTCCATCTTCAGTCTCCTGGCTATTGCCATTGACAGAATCATTGCTATCAGGATACCTCTCAG GTACAATGGTTTGGTGACCAGCTCGCGAGCCAAAGGTATAATTGCCATCTGTTGGGTCTTATCCTTCATAATCGGCCTGACGCCCATGCTGGGCTGGAACAAATGTTCCCAAAGGGAAGCTCAGTATACCAATAACTCCTTGTCCAACAACTGCAGTGAAAACATGATTGCTTGTCTCTTTGAAACTGTGGTCACCATGGAGTATATGGTCTACTACAATTTCTTTGCCTGTGTGCTGGTGCCCCTCCTCCTTATGTTTGGCATCTACTTAAAAATCTTCCTGGCAGCCAGACGGCAGCTCAAGCAAATGGAGAACAAGATGGTACATGGGGAACGCTCACGCTCTACTTTGCAGAAGGAAGTCCATGCGGCCAAGTCCTTGGCCATCATTGTTGGGTTGTTTGCCGTCTGTTGGCTTCCACTCCACATTATAAATTGTTTCACCCTCTTTTGCCCAAGTTGTGTGCGTCCTCCTCTCTGGCTGATGTACCTGGCCATTATTCTGTCTCATGCCAACTCCGTGGTGAACCCATTGATCTATGCCTACCGGATCAGGGAATTCCGGTTCACCTTTCGTAAAATTCTCAGGCAACATATTATAGGCAGGAAGCAGTTCAAGACTGGTACTGCCAGTACTAGGACTTCCACTTATGGTGGGGATGGAGAGAATACCAGCATTAGGATCAGTGAGTATGCTCTGAACATATACAACAATGGGGAGTTGGGTGCTATCCACAAAGATACTGACAAGCAGGACTTGAGTAAATGCAAGGCAGGTTTGGAATGGCACCCCAATGGGAATTCACTAGATATGGAGATAAATGGGCATCTCCCACACTCCTGCAAAAATGGGGACCTGTCAGGTGGATGCAGGAACATGGAGCTTCTTAGTGAAGAGCTAATTGGCATGCATGTCTCTTACTCTGAACTGGAGAATTCAACCTTGGAAGCAGCTGACATTTCCTGA